From a single Bradyrhizobium sediminis genomic region:
- the putA gene encoding bifunctional proline dehydrogenase/L-glutamate gamma-semialdehyde dehydrogenase PutA codes for MALEPLPLPSFEAAYAPDDGAIAERLLATAKLSAEQDARIDRTATNLIGAIRANDDRLGGVEDMLREFALSTKEGLALMVLAEALLRVPDSRTADQFIEDKLGQGDFIHHETRSSAFLVNASAWALGMSARVIQPGETPQGTIGRLAKRLGIPAVRAATRQAMRLMGSHFVLGETIEAALARAHASLATRYSFDMLGEGARTAADTERYFNSYASAIETIGRAADDRPLPDRPGISVKLSALHPRFDAVSRRRVMAELVPRLIDLARRARGFDLNFTVDAEEADRLELSLEVIAAAFSDASLKGWDGFGLAIQAYQKRAEAVIAYADELARALNRRMMLRLVKGAYWDTEIKRAQERGLDGYPVFTRKAMTDLNYVACAQKLLALRRRVFPQFATHNALTVATVLELAGGEDGFEFQRLHGMGEALYAQLREDRPRIACRTYAPVGSHRDLLAYLVRRLLENGANSSFVAVAADDAVPVATLLRRPADIIGAAGNARHPNIRASRDLYRPQRQNSRGIEFGDRAALSELVSAVAAEVTLEAGSIVDATPEQVDAAMSAAREGFKHWSRTPADRRARLLEQAASLLEQRAAHFIALLQREGGKTLDDALSEVREAVDFCRYYAAEGRELLGHDKTLPGPTGESNRLRLRGRGVFVAISPWNFPLAIFVGQVTAALMAGNAVLAKPAEQTPLIAAEAVRLLHEAGVPTSALHLLPGDGSIGAALVAHEGVAGVVFTGSTEVARSINRRLAAKDGPIVPLIAETGGINAMIVDATALPEQVADDVVTSAFRSAGQRCSALRLLFVQDDVADRMIEMIAGAARELAIGDPRDPATHVGPVIDAEAKQRLEAHIARMKREARVHFAGAAPDGNYVAPHIFELSSADQLTEEVFGPVLHMVRYPADRLDAVLQSVERSGYGLTLGIHSRIDDTIEDVIDRLQVGNIYVNRNMIGAVVGVQPFGGHGLSGTGPKAGGPHYLARFATEQTVTVNTAAAGGNAALMSDGD; via the coding sequence ATGGCATTGGAACCCCTACCCCTTCCGTCCTTTGAGGCGGCCTACGCGCCGGACGACGGCGCCATCGCCGAGCGGCTGCTCGCAACGGCCAAGTTGAGCGCGGAACAGGACGCGCGGATCGACCGCACTGCGACGAACCTGATCGGCGCCATCCGCGCCAATGACGACCGGCTCGGCGGCGTCGAGGACATGCTTCGCGAATTCGCGCTCTCCACCAAGGAGGGGCTGGCTCTGATGGTGCTGGCGGAAGCCCTGCTGCGCGTGCCGGACAGCCGCACCGCCGACCAGTTCATCGAGGACAAGCTCGGCCAGGGCGACTTCATCCACCACGAGACCAGGTCCAGCGCGTTCCTGGTCAATGCCTCGGCATGGGCGCTGGGGATGTCGGCGCGCGTCATACAGCCCGGCGAAACCCCGCAAGGCACGATCGGGCGCCTCGCCAAGCGGCTCGGGATTCCCGCGGTGCGCGCCGCCACCCGGCAGGCGATGCGGCTGATGGGCAGCCATTTCGTGCTGGGCGAAACCATCGAGGCTGCGCTGGCGCGGGCGCATGCCTCCCTTGCCACGCGCTACTCCTTCGACATGCTCGGCGAAGGCGCGCGCACCGCCGCCGACACCGAGCGCTATTTCAATTCCTATGCGAGCGCGATCGAGACCATCGGCCGCGCCGCCGATGACCGGCCGCTGCCCGACCGGCCGGGCATCTCGGTCAAGCTCTCGGCGCTGCATCCGCGCTTCGATGCCGTGAGCAGACGGCGGGTGATGGCGGAACTGGTGCCGCGGCTGATCGATCTGGCGCGCCGCGCCCGCGGCTTCGACCTGAATTTCACCGTCGATGCCGAGGAAGCCGACCGGCTGGAGCTGTCGCTCGAGGTGATCGCAGCCGCGTTCAGCGACGCCTCGCTGAAGGGCTGGGACGGTTTTGGGCTGGCGATCCAGGCCTATCAGAAGCGCGCCGAGGCGGTGATCGCCTATGCCGACGAACTGGCACGCGCGCTGAACCGGCGGATGATGCTGCGGCTGGTCAAGGGCGCCTATTGGGACACCGAGATCAAGCGCGCGCAGGAGCGCGGCCTCGACGGCTATCCGGTGTTTACCCGCAAGGCCATGACCGACCTGAATTACGTGGCCTGCGCGCAAAAACTGCTGGCGCTGCGGCGGCGCGTCTTCCCGCAATTCGCCACCCACAATGCGCTGACGGTGGCGACCGTCCTCGAACTGGCCGGCGGTGAAGACGGATTCGAGTTTCAGCGTCTGCACGGCATGGGCGAGGCACTGTATGCGCAATTGCGCGAGGATCGCCCCAGGATCGCTTGTCGCACCTACGCCCCGGTCGGCAGCCACCGCGATCTGCTGGCCTATCTGGTGCGGCGGCTGCTGGAGAACGGCGCCAATTCTTCCTTCGTGGCGGTCGCAGCCGATGATGCCGTGCCGGTGGCCACGCTGCTGCGCCGCCCGGCCGATATCATCGGCGCAGCCGGCAACGCGCGGCATCCGAATATTCGCGCTTCCCGCGATCTCTATCGGCCGCAGCGGCAAAATTCGCGCGGCATCGAGTTCGGCGATCGGGCGGCCTTGAGCGAGTTGGTTTCGGCCGTCGCTGCGGAGGTTACCCTTGAAGCGGGAAGCATCGTCGATGCGACGCCGGAACAGGTGGATGCCGCGATGTCCGCCGCGCGCGAGGGATTCAAGCACTGGAGCCGGACGCCGGCGGATCGTCGCGCGAGACTTCTCGAACAGGCCGCCAGCCTGCTGGAGCAGAGAGCCGCGCATTTCATCGCGCTGTTGCAGCGCGAGGGTGGCAAGACCCTCGACGACGCGCTTTCGGAAGTCCGCGAGGCGGTCGATTTCTGCCGTTACTACGCCGCCGAGGGCCGCGAACTGCTTGGCCATGACAAAACCTTGCCGGGACCGACCGGCGAGAGCAATCGCTTGCGGCTGCGCGGTCGCGGCGTCTTCGTCGCGATCTCCCCGTGGAATTTTCCGCTGGCGATCTTTGTCGGCCAGGTCACGGCCGCCCTGATGGCCGGCAATGCGGTATTGGCAAAACCCGCCGAACAGACACCGCTGATCGCGGCCGAAGCGGTTCGCCTGCTGCACGAGGCCGGCGTGCCTACCTCGGCGCTGCATCTGCTTCCCGGCGACGGCAGCATCGGCGCCGCGCTGGTCGCGCATGAAGGCGTCGCCGGCGTCGTCTTCACCGGCTCGACCGAGGTCGCGCGGTCGATCAATCGCCGGCTTGCCGCCAAGGACGGCCCGATCGTGCCGCTGATCGCGGAGACCGGCGGCATCAATGCGATGATCGTCGATGCGACAGCGCTGCCCGAGCAGGTCGCCGACGACGTCGTGACCTCGGCATTCCGCTCGGCTGGCCAGCGCTGCTCGGCGCTGCGCCTCCTGTTCGTGCAAGACGACGTCGCCGACCGCATGATCGAGATGATAGCGGGCGCCGCCCGCGAATTGGCAATCGGCGACCCGCGCGACCCGGCCACCCATGTCGGGCCGGTGATCGATGCCGAGGCGAAGCAGCGGCTGGAGGCGCATATCGCGCGCATGAAGCGAGAAGCCCGCGTGCATTTTGCCGGCGCCGCTCCCGACGGCAACTACGTCGCGCCGCACATCTTCGAACTGTCGAGCGCGGATCAACTGACCGAGGAAGTGTTCGGACCGGTGCTGCATATGGTGCGCTATCCAGCGGACCGGCTCGATGCCGTGCTGCAATCGGTCGAGCGCTCCGGCTACGGGCTCACGCTCGGCATTCACTCGCGGATCGACGATACCATCGAGGATGTGATCGACCGGCTCCAGGTCGGCAACATCTACGTCAACCGCAACATGATCGGCGCCGTGGTCGGCGTGCAACCGTTCGGCGGCCATGGCCTGTCCGGCACCGGCCCCAAGGCCGGCGGGCCGCATTACCTGGCGCGATTTGCGACCGAACAGACGGTGACCGTGAATACGGCGGCGGCCGGCGGCAATGCGGCGCTGATGTCGGATGGGGATTAG
- a CDS encoding cold-shock protein codes for MAKGTVKWFNATKGFGFIQPSSGGKDVFVHISAVEKAGLSSLNEGQTVEYEEVANRGKTSAENLKV; via the coding sequence ATGGCTAAGGGTACCGTGAAGTGGTTCAACGCGACCAAGGGTTTTGGATTCATCCAGCCCTCGAGTGGCGGCAAAGACGTTTTCGTTCATATTTCGGCGGTCGAGAAAGCTGGCCTTTCCTCGCTCAACGAAGGACAGACGGTGGAATACGAAGAGGTTGCCAATCGCGGCAAGACCTCGGCCGAAAACCTCAAGGTTTGA
- a CDS encoding CaiB/BaiF CoA transferase family protein: protein MEKGIFEGLKVLDCASFIAAPAAATVLSDFGADVIKIEPPGSGDPYRNLPNLPGYPASQHNFAWLLESRNKKSLALDLSKPEGQAVLHRLAAEADVFITNFPPAVRERLGLTHAQLAPLNERLIYASFTGYGEKGEEANKPGFDSNAYWARSGLMDLVRADENTTPARSVAGMGDHPCAMAFYGAIVTALYKRERTGKGSHVSSNLMANGVWAASVLAQAKLCGAKFGERRSREHALNAVTNHYKCKDGRWIILSLLNEERQWPALARCIGREDFITDERFATKPGRHARSLELIRIFDEIFATRTLAEWRQILDGNGLVFGVVGILDDIPNDRQMLDNEVLVPFENDTMLTISSPIWVDGSKKVQPRKPPGIGEHSDEILRQAGYDDAAIRQLRASGAVA, encoded by the coding sequence ATGGAAAAAGGCATTTTCGAGGGCCTCAAGGTTCTGGATTGCGCGAGTTTCATCGCAGCGCCCGCGGCCGCGACCGTGCTGTCCGACTTCGGCGCCGACGTAATCAAGATCGAACCGCCGGGTTCCGGCGATCCCTACCGCAACCTGCCGAACCTGCCGGGCTATCCCGCAAGCCAGCATAATTTCGCGTGGCTGCTGGAATCCCGCAACAAGAAGAGCCTCGCGCTCGATCTCTCGAAGCCGGAAGGCCAGGCGGTGCTGCATCGCCTCGCGGCCGAGGCCGACGTCTTCATCACCAATTTTCCGCCCGCGGTGCGCGAACGGCTCGGACTGACCCATGCCCAGCTGGCCCCGCTCAACGAGCGGCTGATCTACGCGTCGTTCACCGGCTACGGCGAAAAGGGCGAAGAGGCCAACAAGCCCGGCTTCGACAGCAATGCCTATTGGGCGCGCTCGGGCCTGATGGATCTGGTGCGCGCGGATGAAAACACCACGCCGGCGCGCTCGGTCGCCGGCATGGGCGACCACCCCTGCGCGATGGCGTTTTACGGCGCCATCGTCACCGCGCTCTACAAGCGCGAGCGCACCGGCAAAGGCTCGCATGTCAGCTCCAACCTGATGGCCAACGGCGTCTGGGCCGCCTCGGTGCTGGCGCAGGCCAAGCTCTGCGGCGCGAAATTCGGCGAGCGCCGCTCGCGCGAGCACGCACTCAACGCGGTCACCAATCACTATAAATGCAAGGACGGACGCTGGATCATCCTGTCGCTGCTCAACGAGGAGCGGCAATGGCCGGCGCTGGCGCGCTGCATCGGCCGGGAGGATTTCATCACCGACGAGAGGTTCGCCACCAAGCCCGGCCGGCACGCGCGTTCGCTGGAGCTGATCAGGATATTCGACGAGATCTTCGCCACCAGGACCCTCGCCGAATGGCGGCAGATCCTCGACGGCAACGGCCTGGTGTTCGGCGTGGTCGGCATCCTCGACGACATCCCCAACGACAGGCAGATGCTGGACAACGAGGTGCTGGTGCCGTTCGAGAACGACACCATGCTGACCATCAGCAGCCCGATCTGGGTCGACGGCAGCAAGAAGGTCCAGCCGCGCAAGCCGCCGGGGATCGGAGAGCACAGCGACGAGATTTTGCGCCAGGCGGGCTACGATGATGCGGCGATCCGGCAATTGCGGGCGTCCGGCGCGGTGGCGTGA
- a CDS encoding adenylate/guanylate cyclase domain-containing protein produces the protein MASLSPEALMKFVRGISVRQIRLCCGLVLFAYLVSHFLNHALGNISMEAMADGVYYHTLLWQFLPVAMLFYTAALVHAGLGLWALYERRQFRWKAIEPLQLVLGLSIPALIITHIAGVRLGQTLFGHEKLYPQVLFAYWIVWPYKIWLMLAVMTVAWVHGCIGLYFWLRMKAFYRNAAPFLLAAAVLVPALAMLGLYQAGRTVVDNDSKEWRAENLSPRQVGTQAEQSVLKSIEDYFLIGYLGLLGFVMLARGVRAINERRAGMVSLSYGNGKTVRVPKGLSVLEASLRNNVPHASVCGGRARCSTCRIRVIGDCASLPEPSKREVFVLNRVGAGADPAIRLACQLRPEADLSFFQIFLPQITAATLRTSSPSRIGEERYLVSMFVDMRGSTKLAEKRLPFDTVFIVNRFLGAVSQAVMECGGQPNQFVGDGQLALFGLGTDPQTACRQALRAASLIAANIDELNQFLSHDLHEPIRFGIGIHGGEVIIGDIGYRDHMVFTALGDAVNVAARLQDMTKSLACEAVISEEVRVTGGLAADSLPQQEVTIRGRAEPMIVRAVADAKTLSALVNELNAIAA, from the coding sequence ATGGCCTCATTATCCCCGGAAGCGCTCATGAAATTCGTCCGCGGCATCAGCGTCCGGCAAATCCGGCTCTGCTGCGGACTGGTATTGTTCGCCTATCTGGTCAGCCACTTCCTCAATCATGCGCTCGGCAATATCTCGATGGAGGCGATGGCCGATGGGGTCTATTACCATACCCTGTTGTGGCAATTTCTCCCGGTCGCCATGTTGTTTTACACCGCGGCACTGGTCCATGCCGGTCTCGGCCTCTGGGCGCTTTACGAGCGCCGGCAATTCCGCTGGAAGGCGATCGAGCCGCTGCAGCTCGTGCTCGGCCTGAGCATTCCGGCGCTCATCATCACCCACATTGCCGGCGTGCGGCTCGGCCAGACGCTGTTCGGGCACGAAAAGCTTTATCCGCAGGTGCTTTTTGCGTACTGGATCGTGTGGCCATACAAGATCTGGCTGATGCTTGCGGTCATGACCGTCGCCTGGGTCCACGGCTGCATCGGTCTCTATTTCTGGCTGCGCATGAAAGCGTTCTACAGGAACGCGGCGCCGTTTCTGCTTGCGGCAGCGGTGCTGGTTCCGGCGCTGGCCATGCTCGGGCTCTATCAGGCCGGGCGAACCGTCGTCGACAACGATAGCAAGGAATGGAGGGCGGAAAATCTCTCGCCCCGGCAGGTCGGCACCCAAGCCGAACAATCCGTACTGAAGAGCATCGAGGATTATTTCCTGATCGGCTATCTCGGCCTGTTGGGATTCGTGATGCTGGCAAGGGGCGTCCGCGCCATCAACGAACGCCGGGCCGGCATGGTCAGCCTGTCCTACGGCAATGGCAAGACGGTTCGCGTGCCGAAGGGTCTCAGCGTGCTCGAGGCCAGCCTGCGCAATAATGTCCCGCATGCCAGCGTGTGCGGCGGGCGCGCTCGCTGCTCCACCTGTCGCATTCGCGTGATCGGCGACTGCGCCTCGCTGCCGGAGCCCTCCAAGCGCGAGGTGTTCGTGCTGAACCGCGTCGGGGCCGGCGCGGACCCTGCCATCCGCCTCGCCTGCCAGCTCAGGCCGGAGGCCGATCTATCCTTCTTCCAGATCTTCCTGCCGCAGATCACGGCGGCGACCTTGCGGACCTCAAGTCCGTCCCGCATCGGCGAGGAACGCTATCTCGTCAGCATGTTCGTGGACATGCGCGGCTCGACCAAGCTCGCGGAAAAGCGGCTGCCGTTCGACACCGTCTTCATCGTCAACCGCTTCCTCGGCGCGGTCTCGCAGGCGGTGATGGAATGCGGCGGTCAGCCCAATCAGTTCGTCGGCGACGGACAGCTGGCGCTGTTCGGACTCGGGACGGATCCGCAAACCGCCTGCCGACAGGCGCTCAGGGCCGCGAGCCTGATCGCTGCCAATATCGACGAATTGAATCAGTTCCTCAGCCACGACCTGCATGAGCCGATCCGCTTCGGCATCGGCATTCACGGCGGCGAGGTGATCATCGGCGACATCGGCTACCGCGATCACATGGTGTTCACCGCGCTCGGCGACGCCGTCAACGTCGCCGCACGGCTGCAGGATATGACGAAGTCCCTCGCCTGCGAGGCCGTCATTTCGGAAGAAGTTCGCGTCACCGGCGGCCTTGCGGCAGATAGCCTGCCGCAGCAGGAGGTCACGATCCGCGGCCGTGCCGAGCCGATGATCGTCCGCGCCGTCGCTGATGCAAAGACGCTGTCTGCGTTGGTTAATGAATTGAACGCTATCGCGGCCTGA
- a CDS encoding caspase family protein, which translates to MKHQRKFVLVLFSVLLFWDLALAGAHAAETRIALVVGNANYSAGALPTPANDAGLIAQTLQAAGFDVVGVRDLDQDSLRKTFRDFIAKVSAAGPDTVSFVYLSGYGLQLEGENYFVPTDANIARDANVSSEALRISDYTKPLAALGIKASIIVLDGARANPFAKSGPPLAGGLALVEPDPGTLIALNAAPGTVAQNEAGPYSSYAQALAEMMREGGLPVTDLFNRIRLRVNEITKGAQVPWNASKLQAPFYFFERAPDAPPPQVSPEQTSTIRSKPIRDLDARDAYLAALDRDNLQDYENFLVAYPNDPMARRVRAIVAARREAITWRRSRSVDTPAAYWSYLRRYPNGFHANDARRRLAYLTAALEPPPRFEIISYDVPPPPPEEIIYVERPVLVFDDPDFGFAPPPPPPVFFLPPRPVYFVELAPPPPPVYAYVLPVPVYVPVPVWVNPPRYVAPPPNNVIYNNIHNTVIVNNTTNTVTVTKPGGQTQTLTPPAPPPASQPQSPVAGGKIAPAGGGAAALLAPALPPSVAPKAIPVQTTTPPGTPSPGAPPVIGKPPVAGQPLATPSPSPPGQTALPGPAPKSLTGQPLPGAGSQPLPPVSGKPPVAGQPLPSPSASPAPGQTTLPGQAPKSLTGQPLPGAGGQPLPPVSGKPPVAGQPLPSPSASPAPGQTTLPGQAPKSLTGQPLPGAGGQPLPPVSGKPPVAGRPLATPSPSSPQPGQAPKSLTGQPPPGVGGQPLPKPPAVTPPTSPPPPVVRAPPPPPPVVRAPPPPPPVVRAPPPPPPVVRAPPPPPPVVRAPPPPPPVVRAPPPPPPVVRAPPPPPPVVRAPPPPPPVVRAPPPPPPVVRAPPPPPPVARPAPPAAGKPCVLPNGQPCPR; encoded by the coding sequence ATGAAGCATCAGCGCAAATTCGTATTGGTCTTGTTCTCGGTGCTTCTTTTCTGGGATTTGGCCTTGGCCGGTGCCCATGCGGCGGAAACGCGCATCGCGCTGGTCGTCGGCAACGCAAATTACTCAGCGGGAGCCCTTCCGACACCCGCCAACGATGCCGGTTTGATCGCGCAAACCCTTCAGGCTGCCGGCTTCGACGTGGTCGGGGTTCGCGACCTCGATCAGGATTCCCTGCGCAAGACGTTCCGGGATTTTATCGCCAAGGTCTCCGCGGCAGGCCCCGATACGGTGTCATTCGTCTACCTCAGCGGCTACGGATTGCAGCTGGAAGGTGAAAACTACTTTGTGCCGACGGACGCGAACATTGCACGTGATGCGAATGTCTCCTCCGAGGCGTTACGCATTTCGGACTACACCAAACCGCTTGCAGCTCTCGGCATCAAGGCGAGTATCATCGTTCTTGACGGGGCTCGGGCCAATCCTTTCGCCAAATCCGGCCCCCCGCTGGCGGGCGGTTTGGCCCTTGTCGAGCCGGATCCCGGAACATTGATCGCCCTCAACGCGGCGCCTGGAACGGTTGCGCAGAACGAGGCCGGTCCGTACTCATCCTATGCCCAGGCTCTTGCAGAGATGATGCGCGAGGGCGGCCTTCCGGTGACAGATCTGTTCAACCGGATCCGGCTTCGGGTGAACGAGATCACCAAGGGCGCGCAAGTGCCATGGAATGCTTCAAAGCTGCAGGCGCCGTTCTACTTCTTCGAGCGGGCGCCGGATGCGCCTCCGCCCCAGGTTTCGCCCGAACAGACCTCAACGATCCGCTCGAAGCCGATCCGTGATCTTGACGCGCGGGATGCCTATCTCGCGGCGCTCGATCGCGACAATCTGCAGGACTATGAAAACTTCCTCGTTGCCTATCCCAACGATCCGATGGCACGCCGCGTGCGGGCGATTGTTGCCGCCCGCCGCGAGGCCATAACGTGGCGGCGCAGCCGGAGCGTCGATACGCCGGCCGCTTACTGGTCGTATCTGCGCCGTTATCCGAACGGCTTCCACGCCAATGATGCGCGGCGCCGGCTGGCATATTTGACGGCCGCGCTCGAGCCGCCGCCGAGATTCGAAATCATCAGCTACGACGTGCCGCCGCCGCCGCCGGAAGAGATCATTTACGTGGAACGGCCGGTGCTGGTTTTCGACGATCCGGATTTCGGATTTGCGCCGCCGCCGCCACCGCCGGTATTCTTTCTGCCGCCGCGACCGGTCTATTTCGTGGAATTGGCTCCGCCGCCACCGCCGGTCTATGCCTATGTGCTTCCCGTTCCGGTTTACGTGCCGGTACCGGTGTGGGTCAATCCGCCGCGATACGTCGCGCCGCCGCCGAATAACGTCATCTACAACAACATCCACAACACGGTTATCGTCAACAACACGACCAATACCGTGACGGTTACCAAGCCAGGCGGACAGACCCAGACACTCACACCGCCGGCGCCACCCCCCGCGTCTCAGCCGCAGTCGCCTGTTGCCGGCGGAAAAATTGCTCCCGCCGGCGGGGGTGCTGCCGCTTTGCTCGCACCTGCGCTGCCACCATCGGTGGCGCCAAAAGCGATCCCGGTTCAGACGACGACCCCGCCAGGCACGCCATCTCCCGGCGCACCGCCGGTAATCGGCAAGCCTCCGGTCGCGGGTCAGCCGCTGGCTACTCCTTCTCCTTCGCCGCCTGGGCAAACGGCTCTTCCGGGGCCGGCGCCGAAATCGCTGACAGGACAGCCGCTGCCTGGCGCCGGCAGTCAACCGCTGCCGCCGGTAAGCGGCAAGCCACCGGTCGCGGGTCAACCGCTGCCTTCTCCCTCGGCTTCCCCTGCGCCGGGGCAAACGACTCTCCCTGGGCAAGCACCGAAATCGCTGACAGGACAACCGCTGCCCGGCGCTGGCGGTCAGCCGCTGCCGCCGGTAAGCGGCAAGCCACCGGTCGCGGGTCAGCCGCTGCCTTCTCCTTCGGCTTCCCCTGCGCCGGGGCAAACGACTCTCCCCGGGCAAGCGCCGAAATCGCTGACAGGACAACCGCTGCCCGGCGCTGGCGGTCAACCGCTGCCGCCAGTAAGCGGCAAGCCACCAGTCGCAGGTCGGCCGCTGGCTACTCCTTCGCCTTCTTCCCCGCAGCCTGGGCAAGCGCCGAAATCGCTGACAGGACAACCGCCGCCCGGAGTTGGCGGTCAACCGCTGCCGAAGCCACCTGCGGTTACACCGCCAACTTCGCCACCGCCGCCTGTGGTGCGCGCGCCACCGCCACCGCCGCCTGTGGTGCGCGCGCCACCGCCACCGCCGCCTGTGGTGCGCGCGCCGCCGCCACCGCCGCCGGTGGTGCGCGCGCCGCCGCCACCGCCTCCTGTGGTGCGAGCGCCACCGCCACCGCCGCCGGTGGTGCGCGCGCCGCCGCCACCGCCGCCTGTGGTGCGCGCGCCACCGCCACCGCCGCCGGTGGTGCGCGCGCCGCCGCCACCGCCTCCTGTGGTGCGAGCGCCACCGCCACCGCCTCCTGTCGTGCGTGCGCCACCACCGCCGCCTCCGGTTGCACGACCAGCCCCGCCCGCGGCAGGAAAGCCGTGCGTACTTCCGAACGGTCAACCCTGTCCTCGATGA
- a CDS encoding glycosyltransferase family 39 protein, with amino-acid sequence MTALRLIYASAIDLRTDEAYYWTWSKEGALSFLDHPPVIAWFIRFGTAIFGDTNLGVRFAGIVAMLVTQLLLADIVRRVTHDVRAVALVLLMPEAALYYGLLMAKVSPDVALIPFAVAMIWALVRLTESNDARWWLAAGVFAGLALSSKFTAGMLLPAAAAFMLVPKWRGRWLASPYPWLAALIAVVVFLPVLIWNYQHDWASFRFQLVRATATHELSLRTVGDYIGLQFGLVGFILLPVVLSGVALTAWRGYRRGDAVAILLSTAVIVPFGYFFWKSLSLRVGDTWPMFMWPAGFAATAINIAMLPRDGFPAWMIQSTIAWAKVAVASGVVFVIAVFLYYVVAPWNFIGRADPIGGEAGYEQVVERAQAQLQKTGATWIATTDYRTYAMLRWFFKDRVPVVQINERGRFEGFRDPGMNAIRGHAGLYVGREPDNTSPVWRSTTAIREPLERVERSWRGIVMDTYALEKLTGWTPELSPPRDSPLYRPRVLAGGDQPPALFLTASIQTSFSGKLGNLHRLLIAGFS; translated from the coding sequence ATGACGGCGCTGCGGTTGATCTACGCAAGCGCGATCGATCTACGTACCGACGAGGCCTATTACTGGACCTGGTCGAAGGAGGGCGCGCTGTCCTTCCTCGATCATCCCCCCGTCATTGCGTGGTTCATCCGCTTCGGCACCGCCATCTTCGGCGACACTAATCTGGGCGTGCGGTTTGCCGGCATCGTGGCGATGCTGGTCACACAGCTCCTGCTTGCCGATATCGTCCGGCGCGTGACCCATGATGTCCGCGCGGTCGCGCTGGTGCTGCTGATGCCGGAGGCGGCACTCTATTACGGGCTGTTGATGGCCAAGGTCTCGCCCGATGTGGCGCTGATTCCGTTTGCGGTGGCGATGATCTGGGCGCTGGTGCGGCTCACCGAGAGCAATGATGCGCGCTGGTGGTTGGCCGCAGGCGTCTTCGCCGGGTTGGCGCTGTCGTCGAAATTCACCGCCGGAATGCTGCTTCCGGCGGCCGCGGCCTTCATGCTGGTGCCGAAATGGCGCGGCCGCTGGCTGGCGAGCCCGTATCCGTGGCTCGCGGCGCTGATTGCGGTCGTGGTGTTTCTGCCGGTCCTGATCTGGAACTATCAGCACGACTGGGCCTCGTTCCGGTTTCAGCTGGTGCGCGCCACCGCGACCCATGAATTGTCGCTCCGTACCGTCGGGGACTATATCGGGCTGCAGTTCGGGCTGGTCGGGTTCATCCTGCTGCCGGTGGTTTTGTCGGGCGTGGCGCTGACGGCGTGGCGGGGATATCGCCGCGGCGATGCGGTGGCGATTCTGCTGTCGACCGCCGTGATCGTTCCGTTCGGTTACTTCTTCTGGAAATCGCTGTCCTTGAGGGTCGGCGATACCTGGCCGATGTTTATGTGGCCGGCCGGATTTGCCGCCACGGCCATCAATATCGCGATGCTGCCGCGCGACGGTTTTCCGGCATGGATGATCCAGTCAACGATTGCCTGGGCGAAGGTGGCGGTCGCCTCCGGGGTCGTCTTCGTCATTGCGGTCTTCCTCTATTACGTCGTCGCTCCCTGGAATTTTATCGGCCGGGCCGACCCGATCGGCGGCGAGGCGGGCTATGAGCAGGTGGTCGAGCGCGCGCAGGCGCAATTGCAGAAGACCGGCGCGACCTGGATCGCCACCACGGACTACCGGACCTACGCCATGCTGCGCTGGTTCTTCAAGGACCGCGTCCCCGTCGTCCAGATCAACGAGCGCGGCAGGTTCGAAGGCTTTCGCGATCCCGGCATGAATGCGATCCGCGGCCACGCCGGCCTCTATGTCGGACGCGAGCCCGACAACACCAGCCCGGTATGGCGGTCGACGACCGCGATCAGGGAGCCGCTCGAACGGGTCGAGCGCAGCTGGCGCGGCATCGTGATGGACACCTACGCGCTGGAAAAGCTCACCGGTTGGACGCCCGAGCTTTCGCCGCCAAGGGACTCGCCGCTCTATCGCCCGCGGGTGCTGGCAGGCGGTGATCAGCCGCCCGCCTTATTTCTGACCGCTTCCATTCAGACCTCGTTCAGTGGCAAGCTTGGTAATCTGCATCGGCTCCTTATCGCGGGTTTCTCATGA